In the genome of Pseudomonas sp. P5_109, one region contains:
- a CDS encoding HupE/UreJ family protein: MTLKRILGALALLLTPALAFAHPGHGDNGLIAGISHPLGGLDHLLAMLAVGLWAAQQQGVARWALPCTFVGTLLIGGLLGFEGLNLPALESGIAASVLALGLAVALAVRPPLVMAVGATALFALFHGVAHGLELPDMSSPWTYATGFVAATAVLHAAGYALVRVLPQAAAPLVRLAGAASAATGVWLLAG; encoded by the coding sequence ATGACACTCAAACGCATTCTCGGCGCCTTGGCACTACTGCTGACCCCGGCCCTCGCCTTCGCCCACCCGGGGCACGGCGACAACGGTTTGATCGCCGGTATAAGCCATCCGCTTGGCGGTCTCGACCACTTGCTGGCGATGCTCGCGGTCGGTCTCTGGGCTGCACAGCAACAAGGCGTCGCACGCTGGGCGCTGCCGTGCACCTTCGTCGGCACCCTGCTGATCGGCGGATTGCTGGGTTTTGAAGGACTGAACCTGCCAGCCCTGGAGAGCGGGATTGCCGCTTCCGTGCTGGCTTTGGGGCTGGCGGTTGCGTTGGCAGTGCGTCCACCGTTGGTGATGGCGGTAGGGGCGACGGCGTTGTTTGCGCTGTTCCATGGCGTCGCGCACGGACTGGAACTGCCCGACATGTCGAGTCCCTGGACCTACGCCACAGGTTTTGTCGCGGCGACCGCGGTGTTGCACGCGGCGGGTTATGCGCTGGTGCGAGTGTTGCCGCAGGCCGCAGCGCCTCTGGTGCGACTGGCGGGCGCGGCTTCGGCGGCGACCGGGGTGTGGTTGCTGGCAGGTTAA
- the ureG gene encoding urease accessory protein UreG — MNTQPLRIGIGGPVGSGKTALTLALCLALRERYNLAVVTNDIYTREDADFLVRNEALAPERIIGVETGGCPHTAIREDASINLEAVDQLNRRFPGLDLILVESGGDNLSATFSPELSDLTIYVIDVSAGDKLPRKGGPGICKSDLLVINKIDLAPLVGASLTLMDSDTTRMRNGKPFVFSNQKTGQGLEQIIAFIERQGLLTAA, encoded by the coding sequence ATGAACACACAACCCCTGCGCATCGGCATCGGCGGCCCGGTCGGCTCCGGTAAAACCGCCCTGACCCTGGCCCTGTGCCTGGCCCTGCGCGAGCGCTACAACCTGGCCGTGGTGACCAACGACATCTACACCCGCGAAGACGCCGACTTTCTGGTGCGCAACGAAGCCCTGGCGCCGGAACGCATCATTGGCGTGGAAACCGGCGGCTGCCCGCACACGGCCATCCGCGAAGACGCCTCGATCAACCTCGAAGCCGTGGATCAACTGAACCGCCGCTTTCCGGGCCTGGACCTGATTCTGGTGGAGTCCGGTGGCGACAACCTCTCCGCCACCTTCAGCCCGGAACTGTCCGACCTGACGATCTACGTGATCGACGTTTCGGCCGGCGACAAGCTGCCGCGCAAGGGTGGGCCGGGGATCTGCAAATCCGACCTGTTGGTGATCAACAAGATCGACCTCGCGCCGCTGGTAGGGGCGTCGCTGACGCTGATGGACAGTGACACCACGCGCATGCGCAACGGCAAGCCGTTCGTGTTCAGCAACCAGAAAACCGGCCAGGGCCTGGAACAGATCATCGCCTTCATCGAACGCCAGGGCTTGCTGACCGCGGCCTGA
- a CDS encoding urease accessory protein UreF, producing MNPAWALLRLASPQLPIGGYSYSQGLEMAVDNGRVHDPDSARRWISDQLLLNLARFEAPLLLAHCVAATAENWGKLLQRCEEHRASRETRELHQESRQMGYSLQQLLNGLPELDAAARAFLEQRTEPHLALGWALAARAWQISPQDALAAWLWSWLENQLAVLMKTLPLGQQAAQRLTSELLPLLQQAQHNATQIDPDHYGSAAFGLSLACMAHERQYSRLFRS from the coding sequence ATGAACCCGGCCTGGGCGCTGCTGCGCCTGGCCAGTCCGCAATTGCCGATTGGCGGCTACAGCTACTCCCAAGGGCTGGAGATGGCTGTGGATAACGGCCGCGTTCATGACCCCGACAGCGCCCGACGCTGGATCAGCGATCAGTTGCTGTTGAATCTGGCGCGCTTCGAAGCGCCATTGCTGCTGGCTCATTGCGTGGCCGCCACGGCAGAAAACTGGGGCAAATTGCTGCAACGCTGCGAAGAACACCGCGCCAGTCGCGAAACCCGCGAATTGCATCAGGAGAGCCGGCAGATGGGCTACTCGTTGCAGCAATTGCTCAACGGCTTGCCGGAGCTTGACGCTGCGGCTCGCGCATTTCTCGAACAACGCACCGAGCCCCACCTGGCCCTGGGTTGGGCGTTGGCCGCGCGCGCCTGGCAGATCAGCCCGCAGGACGCCCTGGCCGCGTGGCTATGGAGCTGGCTGGAAAACCAGTTGGCGGTGCTGATGAAAACCTTGCCACTGGGTCAGCAAGCCGCCCAGCGCCTGACCAGCGAACTGTTGCCGCTGCTTCAACAAGCTCAACACAACGCCACTCAAATCGATCCCGACCATTACGGCAGCGCCGCTTTCGGCCTGTCCCTGGCGTGTATGGCCCACGAGCGCCAATACAGCCGCCTGTTCCGTTCCTAG
- the ureE gene encoding urease accessory protein UreE, whose translation MLVIHRRIDPQPLWAAELHLTFEARSKSRLRCFSAEGEDVGLFLERGQPPLFDGEYLQAEDGRIVRVCARPEQLLHVTCANAFELTRAAYHLGNRHVALQVGSGWLRLLDDYVLKAMLEQLGAHTENIEAPFQPEHGAYGGGHHHSRHGDEDFNYAPKLHQFGVRP comes from the coding sequence ATGCTGGTGATTCATCGCAGAATCGACCCTCAACCCCTTTGGGCCGCCGAACTGCACTTGACGTTCGAGGCTCGCAGCAAAAGCCGTTTGCGCTGTTTCAGTGCCGAGGGCGAGGACGTCGGGTTGTTTCTGGAGCGAGGCCAGCCGCCGTTGTTTGACGGCGAATACCTGCAAGCCGAAGACGGGCGAATCGTGCGTGTCTGCGCCCGCCCCGAACAATTGCTGCACGTCACCTGCGCCAATGCCTTCGAACTGACCCGCGCGGCCTATCACCTGGGCAACCGCCATGTCGCCCTGCAAGTCGGCAGCGGCTGGTTACGCCTGCTCGACGACTACGTGCTCAAGGCCATGCTTGAACAACTCGGCGCCCATACCGAGAACATCGAAGCGCCGTTCCAGCCGGAACATGGCGCCTACGGCGGTGGCCATCATCATTCGCGCCATGGCGATGAAGACTTCAACTACGCGCCGAAACTGCACCAGTTCGGCGTACGCCCATGA
- a CDS encoding TetR family transcriptional regulator — protein sequence MLPRAEQKQQTRNALMDAARRLMDGGRGFGSLSLREVAKTAGIVPTGFYRHFADMDELGLVLVSEVGQTFRETIRLVRHNEFVMGGIIDASVRIFLDVVSANRSQFLFLAREQYGGSLPVRQAIGRLRENISSDLAADLSLMPKLQHLDIDDLSVMADLIVKSVFATLPDIIDPPAEALPEHLTPQAKITQQLRFIFIGLKHWQGLGSTE from the coding sequence ATGCTGCCCCGCGCCGAACAGAAACAACAGACCCGTAACGCCCTGATGGACGCTGCCCGGCGCCTGATGGATGGCGGCCGAGGATTCGGCAGCCTGAGCCTGCGCGAAGTCGCGAAAACCGCCGGCATCGTACCGACCGGTTTCTATCGCCATTTTGCCGATATGGATGAACTGGGCCTGGTGCTGGTCAGCGAAGTCGGCCAGACATTCCGCGAAACCATTCGCCTGGTACGGCACAACGAGTTCGTGATGGGCGGCATCATCGATGCCTCGGTGCGGATCTTTCTCGACGTGGTCAGCGCCAACCGTTCGCAGTTCCTGTTTCTCGCCCGCGAGCAATACGGTGGTTCGCTGCCGGTGCGCCAGGCCATCGGCCGCTTGCGTGAAAACATCAGTTCGGACCTGGCGGCGGATTTGTCACTGATGCCAAAACTGCAGCATCTGGACATCGACGACCTGAGCGTCATGGCGGACCTGATCGTCAAAAGCGTGTTCGCCACCCTGCCGGACATCATCGATCCGCCAGCCGAAGCCTTGCCCGAACACCTGACGCCCCAGGCGAAAATCACTCAGCAGCTGCGGTTTATCTTTATCGGCCTCAAGCATTGGCAAGGGCTGGGAAGCACCGAATAA
- a CDS encoding AsmA family protein, with protein MTRTQKTFVWTLSTFLTLLVLLVLIIVFFDWNRIKPPLNAKVSEELHRAFAINGNLSVVWRPEPDESGWRAWVPWPHVVAEDLSLGNPDWSKQAQMVTLKRVELRISPLALLAQRVVIPRIDLTEPNAELQRLADGRANWTFKFDPKDPTAEPSSWEVDIGAIGFDKGHVTLDDQSLKTQLDVLIDPLGKPIPFSDIVGDKAAKAAQEKGSSPQDYAFALKVNGQYHGQKLAGQGKIGGLLALQDAARPFPLQAQVRIADSSVELAGTLTDPLNLGALDLRLKLTGTSLGNLYPLTGVILPDTPPYATDGHLIAKLHETGGAVFRYEEFNGKIGESDIHGNLTYVASQPRPKLSGSLLSNQLLFADLAPLIGADSNAKQKARGGDSKQPADKVLPVEEFKTDRWRDMDADVEFTGKRIVHSEKLPFNDLYTHLVLTDGVLSLEPLRFGVAGGKLDAQIRLNGHTDPLEGQAKLTARGFKLKQLFPGFEPMKTSFGELNGDADISGRGNSVAKLLGSANGNLKMLINDGAISRELMELAGLNVGNYVVGKIFGDKEVKINCAAADFGIQSGLASTRLFVFDTENAVVYIDGTANMATEQLDLTITPESKGWRLISLRSPLYVRGKFIKPDAGVKAVPLMLRGAGMVALGVIAAPAAGLLALVAPSGGEPNQCAPLLEQMKMGKAPKTVKN; from the coding sequence ATGACGCGCACCCAAAAGACGTTTGTCTGGACCCTTTCCACTTTTCTGACCTTGCTGGTGTTGCTGGTACTGATCATCGTGTTCTTCGACTGGAACCGGATCAAACCGCCGCTCAACGCCAAAGTTTCCGAAGAACTGCACCGTGCTTTTGCCATCAACGGCAATCTGTCGGTGGTCTGGCGGCCCGAGCCCGATGAAAGCGGCTGGCGCGCCTGGGTGCCGTGGCCCCATGTGGTGGCCGAGGACCTCAGCCTGGGTAATCCGGACTGGTCGAAGCAAGCGCAGATGGTCACCCTCAAGCGTGTCGAGTTGCGTATTTCTCCCCTGGCGTTGCTGGCGCAGCGGGTGGTGATCCCGCGTATCGATCTCACTGAACCGAATGCCGAGCTGCAACGCCTGGCTGACGGGCGTGCCAACTGGACGTTCAAGTTCGACCCTAAAGACCCGACCGCAGAGCCATCCAGCTGGGAGGTGGATATCGGCGCGATCGGTTTCGACAAGGGCCACGTCACCCTCGACGACCAGAGTCTGAAGACTCAACTCGACGTGCTGATCGATCCATTGGGCAAACCGATCCCGTTCAGCGATATCGTCGGTGATAAAGCGGCGAAAGCCGCGCAGGAAAAGGGCTCCTCACCCCAGGATTATGCGTTCGCCCTCAAGGTCAACGGCCAGTACCACGGCCAGAAACTCGCGGGCCAGGGCAAGATTGGCGGGCTGTTGGCGCTGCAGGACGCGGCGCGGCCGTTTCCGCTCCAGGCACAGGTGAGGATTGCCGATTCCAGCGTCGAATTGGCCGGCACCCTGACCGATCCGCTGAACCTCGGCGCACTGGACCTGCGCCTGAAACTGACCGGCACCAGCCTGGGCAACCTCTACCCGCTGACCGGTGTGATCCTGCCGGACACACCTCCCTATGCCACCGACGGCCATCTGATCGCCAAGCTGCATGAAACCGGTGGCGCGGTGTTCCGCTATGAAGAATTCAACGGCAAGATCGGCGAGAGCGACATCCACGGCAATCTGACCTATGTCGCCAGCCAGCCACGGCCAAAACTCAGCGGCTCGCTGCTGTCCAATCAACTGCTGTTCGCCGATCTGGCGCCGCTGATCGGTGCCGATTCCAACGCCAAACAGAAGGCCCGTGGCGGTGACAGCAAACAACCGGCGGACAAAGTGCTGCCGGTCGAAGAGTTCAAGACCGATCGCTGGCGCGATATGGACGCCGATGTCGAGTTCACCGGCAAGCGCATCGTGCACAGTGAAAAACTGCCGTTCAACGACCTCTATACCCATCTGGTGCTCACCGATGGCGTGCTCAGTCTCGAGCCGCTGCGCTTCGGCGTGGCCGGCGGCAAGCTGGATGCGCAGATTCGCCTGAACGGACACACCGACCCACTGGAAGGCCAGGCAAAACTGACCGCGCGCGGGTTCAAGCTCAAACAGTTGTTCCCCGGTTTTGAGCCGATGAAAACCAGTTTCGGCGAACTCAACGGCGATGCCGATATCAGCGGGCGCGGCAACTCGGTGGCCAAGTTGCTGGGCAGCGCCAATGGCAATCTGAAAATGCTGATCAATGATGGTGCCATCAGTCGCGAACTGATGGAGCTGGCGGGCTTGAACGTCGGCAACTACGTGGTGGGCAAGATCTTTGGTGACAAGGAAGTAAAGATCAACTGCGCGGCCGCCGACTTCGGCATCCAGTCCGGCCTGGCCAGTACCCGCTTGTTTGTGTTCGACACCGAGAACGCAGTCGTCTACATCGATGGCACCGCGAACATGGCGACCGAACAACTGGACCTGACCATCACCCCGGAATCCAAGGGTTGGCGCCTGATTTCATTGCGCTCGCCACTGTATGTGCGCGGCAAGTTCATCAAGCCCGATGCGGGGGTCAAGGCCGTGCCATTGATGTTGCGCGGGGCCGGGATGGTGGCACTGGGGGTGATCGCCGCACCGGCGGCCGGGTTGTTGGCGCTGGTGGCGCCGAGTGGTGGCGAGCCGAATCAGTGTGCGCCGTTGCTGGAGCAGATGAAGATGGGCAAGGCGCCCAAGACGGTAAAAAACTGA
- a CDS encoding LysR substrate-binding domain-containing protein: protein MECSMFASLPLTALRAFESASRLLSFKAAAEELSVTPTAVSHQIRSLESWLGVPLFERLPRQVRLTECGERLFQSLHGAFLEVAQSVDTLRPQRSSANLTVSTTAAFAALWLVPRLGRFYARHPNISVRLDTHCEVIDLHQDASVDLVVRYSLDDYPNLYGQCLFDESFGVYGSPEQVALASSRTPVLISVRWHNSKLYAHGWEAWCARSGETWLNDRPAVREYDEEHYALQAAIAGQGLVLASNILVSESVASGLLLPYRGEIQVEGAGYSALCVPGRERHPPVRAFFAWLREEALLSGHAVR from the coding sequence ATGGAGTGTTCAATGTTTGCTTCGTTGCCGTTGACCGCCCTGCGTGCCTTCGAATCCGCCTCACGCCTGTTGAGCTTCAAGGCCGCCGCCGAAGAACTGTCGGTCACCCCGACGGCTGTGTCCCATCAGATCCGCTCCCTGGAGAGTTGGCTCGGCGTGCCGTTGTTCGAGCGCTTGCCACGCCAGGTGCGCCTGACCGAATGCGGCGAACGGCTGTTCCAGAGCCTGCACGGGGCCTTCCTGGAAGTGGCGCAAAGTGTCGATACACTGCGCCCACAACGCAGCAGCGCCAACCTGACGGTCTCCACCACCGCGGCCTTTGCCGCGCTGTGGCTGGTGCCACGGTTGGGACGTTTCTACGCCCGGCACCCGAACATCAGCGTACGTCTGGATACCCATTGCGAAGTCATCGATCTGCATCAGGACGCCAGTGTCGATCTGGTGGTGCGCTACAGCCTCGACGATTACCCCAACCTGTACGGCCAGTGCCTGTTCGATGAGTCCTTCGGTGTCTATGGGTCCCCCGAGCAAGTGGCCCTGGCGTCGAGTCGCACACCGGTGCTGATCAGCGTGCGCTGGCACAACTCCAAACTCTATGCCCACGGCTGGGAGGCTTGGTGCGCGCGATCCGGTGAAACCTGGCTGAACGACCGGCCCGCCGTGCGCGAATACGACGAAGAGCATTACGCCCTGCAAGCGGCGATTGCCGGGCAAGGCCTGGTATTGGCGAGCAATATTCTGGTGTCGGAAAGCGTGGCCAGCGGGCTGTTGTTGCCTTACCGGGGGGAAATCCAGGTCGAGGGTGCCGGCTACAGCGCGTTGTGTGTGCCGGGGCGTGAGCGGCATCCACCGGTTCGGGCATTTTTTGCGTGGCTGCGTGAAGAGGCATTGTTGTCCGGGCATGCGGTGCGCTGA
- a CDS encoding FMN-dependent NADH-azoreductase, with amino-acid sequence MSKILAVHASPRGDRSHSRRLAEVFLSAWQTRHPHSQLTRREVGRALIPPVNEAFVAAAFYPEPDARPLSMQADLALSDELVGELLGHDVLLISTPMHNFSVPSGLKAWIDQIVRVGLTFDHTLDNGVAQYQPLVQGKKALIITSRGGFGFGPGGELEAMNHADKLLRTVLGFIGITDVTVVAAEGEESAERSFAISSAEAEQRLLALAGEF; translated from the coding sequence ATGAGTAAAATTCTTGCCGTTCATGCCAGTCCCCGTGGTGATCGCTCGCACTCGCGCCGTTTGGCCGAAGTATTTCTGTCGGCCTGGCAGACCCGTCATCCACACTCACAGTTGACCCGACGCGAAGTCGGTCGGGCGTTGATTCCACCGGTCAACGAGGCATTCGTGGCCGCCGCGTTTTACCCCGAGCCCGACGCTCGGCCGCTGTCGATGCAGGCCGATCTGGCGCTCAGCGACGAGTTGGTCGGCGAACTGCTCGGCCACGATGTGTTGCTGATTTCCACGCCGATGCACAACTTCAGCGTACCGAGTGGCCTCAAGGCCTGGATCGATCAGATCGTGCGCGTCGGGTTGACCTTCGATCACACCCTGGACAATGGCGTGGCCCAGTACCAACCGTTGGTGCAGGGCAAAAAAGCCCTGATCATCACCAGCCGTGGCGGCTTCGGTTTTGGCCCGGGAGGTGAGCTGGAAGCCATGAACCATGCCGACAAACTACTGCGCACGGTGCTCGGGTTCATCGGCATCACGGACGTCACCGTGGTGGCTGCCGAGGGTGAGGAGTCCGCCGAGCGCAGCTTCGCAATATCCTCTGCCGAGGCCGAACAGCGCTTGCTGGCGCTGGCCGGGGAGTTCTAG
- a CDS encoding multidrug efflux SMR transporter gives MAWLFLLVAAGFEVTFAMGMKYAEGFTRLWPSVITVVAAVAGIYFLTLAMRELPVSIAYPIWTAIGSLGTVFLGFALLGESLSVIKLVSVGLIVAGVVGLK, from the coding sequence ATGGCCTGGCTGTTTCTGCTGGTTGCCGCCGGGTTCGAAGTCACCTTCGCCATGGGCATGAAGTACGCCGAGGGCTTCACCCGGCTCTGGCCTTCGGTGATCACGGTGGTGGCCGCTGTGGCCGGGATCTACTTCCTGACCCTGGCCATGCGTGAGTTGCCGGTGAGCATCGCCTACCCGATCTGGACCGCCATCGGTTCCCTGGGCACGGTGTTTCTCGGTTTCGCGCTGCTGGGCGAAAGCCTGAGCGTGATCAAACTGGTCTCGGTCGGGCTGATCGTCGCGGGTGTGGTGGGGTTGAAGTAG
- a CDS encoding triacylglycerol lipase has product MSQGSAPRYPLVLVPGMLGFIRLVLYPYWYGIVEALRRGGAVVFAVQVSPLNSNEVRGEQLLARIDEILRETGAAKVNLIGHSQGSLTARYAAAKRPDLIASVTSVAGPNHGSELADYLHEHYPHDSVRGRLLSFLLRLIGVLMGWLDTGYRGPKLPVDIHASHHSLTTAGVALFNLHYPQGLPETWGGHGPEEVNGVRYYSWSGTLQPGITDRGRNLLDGTNRSCRLFAKTFVREAGHCDGMVGRYSSHLGTVIGDEYPLDHFDIVNQSLGLVGKGAEPIRLFVEHAARLNAAGL; this is encoded by the coding sequence ATGTCCCAAGGTTCTGCCCCGCGTTACCCGCTGGTGTTGGTCCCGGGAATGCTCGGGTTCATCCGCCTGGTGCTTTACCCGTACTGGTACGGGATCGTCGAGGCGCTGCGCCGCGGCGGAGCGGTGGTGTTCGCCGTGCAGGTTTCGCCGCTTAATTCGAACGAAGTGCGCGGTGAGCAACTGCTGGCGCGTATCGACGAAATCCTGCGGGAAACCGGGGCCGCCAAGGTCAACCTGATCGGCCATAGCCAGGGTTCGCTGACCGCCCGTTATGCGGCGGCCAAACGCCCGGACCTGATCGCCTCGGTCACTTCGGTAGCGGGGCCGAATCACGGTTCGGAACTCGCCGATTACCTGCACGAGCATTATCCCCATGACAGCGTGCGTGGTCGTCTGCTGAGCTTTCTGCTGCGGCTGATCGGCGTGTTGATGGGGTGGCTGGATACCGGCTACCGCGGGCCGAAGCTGCCGGTGGATATCCATGCGTCACACCATTCCCTTACCACCGCTGGCGTGGCGCTGTTCAACCTGCATTATCCACAGGGCTTGCCTGAAACCTGGGGCGGTCACGGGCCGGAAGAGGTCAATGGCGTGCGCTATTACTCCTGGTCCGGCACCTTGCAACCGGGCATTACCGATCGCGGGCGCAATCTGCTGGACGGCACCAACCGCAGCTGCCGGCTGTTCGCCAAAACCTTCGTCCGCGAAGCCGGGCATTGCGACGGCATGGTCGGGCGCTACAGCTCGCACCTGGGCACGGTGATTGGCGATGAGTATCCGCTGGATCACTTCGACATCGTCAACCAGTCGCTGGGGCTGGTGGGCAAGGGGGCCGAGCCGATTCGCTTGTTTGTCGAACATGCGGCGCGACTGAACGCGGCAGGGCTGTAG
- a CDS encoding DMT family transporter, which yields MQYAYPLLAIFIWAGNTVITKMSAGAIFPAEIGFYRWLLAGLLFTPFMLKPVLTHWPLIRPNLGKIFVLGVLGMAVYQSLAYFAASLTSATNMGIILSLMPLMSLAMAIISLGQRLTMGALAGAVLSFTGVLVVVSAGSLGALLEHGVNLGDAMMLIATLAYAVYSTLLKKWQLKLPPLVLLYLQVLVAVVVLFPLFLASPKVGPTLQNIPLVLYACLLASMVAPLAWMQAVVRLGPSRTTQFFNLLPLITALIAAVVLHEQLALYHLVGGVLTLGGVIVSERWTTVLGRT from the coding sequence ATGCAATACGCTTATCCCCTGCTGGCCATTTTCATCTGGGCCGGCAACACCGTGATCACCAAAATGTCGGCCGGGGCGATCTTCCCCGCCGAGATCGGTTTCTACCGCTGGCTGCTGGCCGGGTTGCTGTTCACGCCCTTCATGCTCAAACCGGTGCTCACCCATTGGCCGCTGATCCGCCCGAACCTGGGCAAGATCTTTGTCCTTGGTGTTCTCGGCATGGCGGTCTATCAAAGCCTGGCGTACTTCGCCGCCAGCCTGACCTCGGCCACGAACATGGGCATCATCCTGTCGCTGATGCCGCTGATGTCGCTTGCCATGGCGATCATCAGCCTCGGCCAGCGCCTGACCATGGGTGCCCTGGCCGGTGCGGTGCTGTCATTCACCGGCGTCCTGGTGGTGGTGTCGGCAGGCAGTCTTGGCGCATTGCTCGAACATGGGGTCAACCTGGGCGACGCGATGATGCTGATCGCCACCCTGGCCTACGCGGTCTACAGCACCCTGTTGAAAAAATGGCAGCTGAAACTGCCGCCGCTGGTGCTCCTGTATTTGCAGGTGCTGGTGGCCGTGGTGGTGCTGTTTCCGCTGTTCCTCGCCTCACCGAAAGTCGGCCCGACCCTGCAGAACATTCCGCTGGTGCTGTATGCCTGCCTGCTGGCTTCGATGGTCGCGCCGCTGGCGTGGATGCAGGCCGTGGTCCGTTTGGGGCCGAGCCGGACCACCCAGTTTTTCAATTTGCTGCCGTTGATTACCGCCCTGATCGCGGCGGTGGTGCTGCATGAGCAGTTGGCGCTGTATCACCTGGTGGGCGGGGTGTTGACCTTGGGTGGGGTGATTGTTTCGGAGCGTTGGACGACGGTGTTGGGGCGCACTTAG
- a CDS encoding helix-turn-helix transcriptional regulator — protein MSSKHIDLLDFSELPSAVYFRYADFDAHEYAAPHRHPWGTLEYAAHGVLHMDVDGSRFMSPPQYAVWVPPQIEHSFYSHQPVNYRAVCLAPKVCADLPSRACTLAISDILKAILKDFAARDVKIPEQVADQRLAQVLVDQLQQAPVHECYLPYASSPGLLGILEALQAEPGDNRPLSQWAARIHVSERTLARQFVRELGMSFGEWRQRLRFLAAIEALDSQRSIQEIAFDMGYSTGSAFIAMFQRQAGCTPEQYRRSHLENRKV, from the coding sequence ATGAGCAGTAAACACATCGACCTGCTGGATTTCAGCGAGCTGCCGTCGGCGGTGTACTTCCGCTACGCCGATTTCGACGCCCACGAATACGCCGCCCCCCACCGGCATCCCTGGGGGACGCTGGAGTATGCCGCCCACGGCGTGCTGCACATGGACGTCGACGGCAGTCGCTTCATGTCGCCACCGCAATACGCGGTGTGGGTGCCGCCGCAGATCGAGCACAGTTTCTATAGCCACCAGCCGGTCAACTACCGCGCCGTCTGCCTGGCCCCCAAGGTCTGCGCCGATCTGCCGTCGCGCGCCTGCACCCTGGCCATCAGCGACATCCTCAAGGCGATCCTCAAGGACTTCGCCGCCCGCGACGTGAAAATCCCCGAGCAGGTTGCCGACCAGCGTCTGGCCCAGGTATTGGTGGACCAGTTGCAACAGGCTCCGGTGCACGAGTGCTATCTGCCCTACGCCAGCAGCCCCGGACTGCTGGGGATCCTGGAGGCGTTGCAGGCCGAGCCCGGGGATAACCGGCCCCTGTCGCAATGGGCCGCACGCATCCATGTCAGTGAACGCACCCTGGCGCGGCAGTTCGTGCGGGAGTTGGGCATGAGTTTCGGCGAGTGGCGCCAGCGCCTGCGGTTTCTGGCGGCGATCGAAGCGCTGGACAGCCAGCGCAGCATTCAGGAAATCGCCTTCGACATGGGCTACAGCACCGGCTCGGCGTTTATCGCCATGTTCCAGCGCCAGGCCGGGTGCACGCCGGAGCAATATCGACGCAGTCACCTGGAGAACAGGAAGGTGTAA
- a CDS encoding PsiF family protein yields MKLMRVPLLMIGLLLCSQGFAATAQQEKMTTCNADATAKSLKGDERKAFMSTCLKATPAANDAGKALTPQQEKMKTCNADAATKALKGDERKAFMSDCLKKK; encoded by the coding sequence ATGAAGCTAATGCGCGTCCCTTTGTTGATGATCGGTTTGCTGCTCTGTTCCCAGGGCTTCGCCGCCACAGCCCAACAGGAAAAGATGACTACCTGCAACGCCGACGCCACGGCCAAGAGCCTCAAGGGCGACGAGCGCAAAGCCTTTATGAGCACGTGCCTGAAGGCTACTCCGGCGGCAAACGATGCCGGCAAGGCCCTGACTCCACAGCAGGAGAAAATGAAAACCTGCAACGCCGACGCTGCCACCAAAGCCCTCAAGGGTGACGAGCGCAAGGCGTTCATGAGCGATTGCCTGAAGAAAAAATAA